In Aerococcus loyolae, a genomic segment contains:
- the purB gene encoding adenylosuccinate lyase — MLERYTLPEMGAIWSLENHYQAWLEVEILAVEAWSELGVIPKADAQAIRQSARFDVDRISEIEAQTRHDVVAFTRCVSESLGAEKKWVHYGLTSTDVVDTAQAYQLKQANRLIEKDLDQLLDILKEKALLYKDTVCMGRTHGVHAEPTTFGLKMARFYAEIKRNIERFNHAARGVEAGKISGAVGTYANVPTDIEAYVCDHLGIRQQYISTQVLPRDLHAEYIASLALIATSVENMATEIRHLQKSEVHEVEESFAQGQKGSSAMPHKRNPISSENVTGLARVCRGHVVTAYENVSLWHERDISHSSAERIILADTTILVDYILNRFSKVLKNLKVFPDKMLANMQATHGLIYSQRLLLKLVDAGLSREAAYDLVQPLTAKSWDQGKDFRRLVESCPEITDRLNPEAIADAFDYHYHLRRVDEIYKRLGLISA; from the coding sequence ATGTTAGAACGTTATACCTTGCCAGAAATGGGTGCCATTTGGTCCCTTGAAAATCATTACCAAGCTTGGTTAGAAGTAGAAATTTTAGCTGTTGAAGCCTGGAGTGAATTAGGTGTGATTCCTAAGGCAGATGCCCAAGCCATTCGTCAAAGTGCCCGATTCGATGTGGACCGCATCAGCGAAATTGAAGCACAAACCCGCCATGATGTGGTTGCTTTTACCCGCTGTGTTTCTGAATCCCTTGGAGCGGAGAAAAAATGGGTGCATTATGGATTAACCTCGACTGATGTGGTAGATACTGCCCAAGCCTATCAATTAAAACAAGCTAACCGGCTGATTGAAAAGGACTTAGACCAGCTTTTAGATATTTTAAAAGAAAAAGCCTTACTTTATAAGGACACCGTATGTATGGGGAGAACCCATGGAGTCCACGCCGAACCGACGACATTTGGTTTGAAAATGGCGCGTTTCTACGCAGAAATTAAGCGGAATATTGAACGCTTTAATCATGCAGCTCGGGGTGTAGAAGCGGGGAAAATTTCTGGGGCAGTGGGAACCTATGCCAATGTCCCTACTGACATTGAAGCCTATGTTTGTGACCATTTAGGGATCCGTCAGCAGTATATCTCTACCCAAGTCCTCCCCCGAGACCTACACGCAGAATACATTGCCAGCTTAGCTTTGATTGCAACCAGTGTTGAAAACATGGCAACTGAAATTCGGCACCTGCAAAAATCAGAAGTGCATGAAGTAGAAGAGTCCTTTGCTCAAGGGCAAAAGGGGTCGAGTGCTATGCCTCATAAGCGTAATCCTATTTCTAGTGAAAATGTTACTGGTCTAGCTCGGGTTTGCCGCGGCCATGTGGTGACTGCTTATGAAAATGTCTCCCTCTGGCATGAACGTGATATTTCTCATTCTAGTGCAGAGCGCATTATCCTAGCTGATACCACGATTCTAGTTGACTATATTTTAAACCGCTTCAGCAAGGTCTTGAAAAATCTAAAAGTCTTTCCAGACAAAATGCTGGCTAATATGCAAGCGACTCATGGCCTAATCTATAGCCAACGCTTATTATTAAAATTGGTTGATGCCGGTCTGTCACGGGAAGCAGCTTATGATCTGGTTCAACCATTAACGGCTAAGTCCTGGGACCAAGGCAAAGATTTTAGAAGATTAGTTGAATCTTGTCCAGAAATTACTGATCGTCTAAATCCAGAAGCGATTGCTGATGCCTTTGATTACCACTACCATTTGCGCCGAGTCGATGAAATCTATAAGAGACTGGGTTTAATATCCGCTTAG
- the purD gene encoding phosphoribosylamine--glycine ligase: MKILVIGSGGREHALALKFKQDAKVSEVYCAPGNPLMAKDGIHCLDISMDDFSTLIDFAKENAISWTFVGPEIPLFNGIVDAFQAAGLQIFGPSQSASRLESSKHFAKEVMEAQGVPTAAYAAYNNLDQARAAVKAADFPLVIKADGPAAGKGVKIVQDLASGLEFLEEIFSDNRYGSQSEVVIEEYLEGVEFSCFSLVGKGQVLHLPLAQDHKRAYDHDLGPNTGGMGAYSPVPFVSQSVFNEVVNQIVEPVLKEMAARNCPYYGVLYTGLILTQAGPKVIEFNTRFGDPETQVVLPLLGDNFAEVIDDLLHGRPSQLTWEGDQVSLGVVLAAEGYPGTYQKGMVLDELITKLLDELQVYGAGVELREGRYEAMGGRILMLVAKGPSYEICREQVYQYLGQHPIAGTFYRKDIGHWVLDKREGVG, from the coding sequence ATGAAAATATTGGTCATTGGTTCTGGTGGACGGGAACATGCCCTAGCGCTTAAATTTAAGCAAGATGCAAAGGTCTCTGAAGTTTACTGTGCTCCAGGAAATCCGCTAATGGCTAAGGATGGCATCCACTGTCTTGACATTAGTATGGATGATTTTTCAACTTTAATTGACTTTGCTAAAGAAAATGCTATTTCTTGGACCTTTGTAGGCCCTGAAATTCCATTATTTAATGGGATTGTTGATGCCTTTCAAGCGGCTGGATTACAAATCTTTGGCCCCAGTCAATCAGCTAGTCGGCTGGAGTCATCCAAGCACTTTGCTAAAGAAGTGATGGAGGCTCAAGGTGTACCAACTGCTGCTTATGCAGCCTACAATAATTTGGACCAAGCCCGGGCGGCAGTAAAAGCAGCGGACTTTCCTCTGGTGATTAAGGCAGATGGCCCTGCTGCAGGCAAGGGGGTTAAAATTGTCCAAGACTTGGCTAGTGGTCTAGAATTCTTGGAAGAAATATTTAGTGATAATCGTTATGGCAGTCAAAGTGAGGTAGTTATTGAAGAATATCTGGAGGGAGTAGAATTTTCCTGTTTCTCCTTAGTTGGAAAAGGGCAAGTCCTCCACTTACCTCTGGCTCAAGACCATAAACGGGCCTATGACCATGACCTAGGCCCTAACACGGGAGGTATGGGGGCTTACAGTCCCGTTCCCTTTGTCAGTCAATCCGTCTTTAATGAAGTTGTTAACCAGATTGTTGAGCCGGTCTTAAAGGAGATGGCTGCCAGAAATTGCCCTTATTATGGAGTCTTGTATACGGGCTTAATTTTAACCCAAGCGGGTCCCAAGGTGATTGAGTTTAATACCCGCTTTGGGGACCCAGAAACTCAAGTGGTCTTGCCACTTTTAGGGGATAATTTTGCTGAGGTCATTGACGACTTGTTACATGGTAGACCGAGTCAGCTCACTTGGGAAGGAGACCAAGTGAGTCTGGGAGTGGTTCTTGCAGCTGAAGGTTACCCAGGCACTTATCAAAAAGGCATGGTGCTGGATGAATTGATTACTAAGCTCCTTGATGAACTACAAGTCTATGGAGCTGGCGTTGAACTTAGAGAAGGGCGCTATGAAGCTATGGGTGGTAGAATTCTAATGCTGGTAGCTAAAGGGCCGTCATATGAAATTTGCCGTGAGCAAGTTTATCAATATTTAGGGCAACACCCGATTGCAGGTACTTTTTACCGCAAAGATATTGGTCATTGGGTATTAGATAAGAGAGAGGGAGTCGGATAA
- the purH gene encoding bifunctional phosphoribosylaminoimidazolecarboxamide formyltransferase/IMP cyclohydrolase, which produces MARALISVSNKEGLVELAQAFKEAGIEIISTGGSKKHMEAAGIEVISVEEVTGFKEMLDGRVKTLHPNIHAGILYQRDHADHVKTMADNHLQAIDYVVVNFYPFKETISHSHVPLAEAVENIDIGGPSMVRAGAKNYRDVTVLTDPKDYARVIDSLKEKQATTLEERQRLAAKAFRLTAAYDALIAQYLTDRFETEKPERLTLTYELKEALRYGENSQQEAEFYQAPLADDYSISQAKQLNTKALSYNNIKDANAALALIAEFDQPCAVALKHMNPCGVGIGESIEEAFERCYQADSMSIYGGIVAVNQEVSKDLAERLHKIFLEIVIAPAFSEDALAVLKTKKNLRLLEVKGFDHKLSAAKEYVSVMGGLLVQDQDIPAYENQEQWQKMGQYDVDPQDLPALELAWKVVKHVKSNAIVVANSHQTLGIGAGQMNRVGSAQLAIDEALANTFDVDRDRLVLASDAYLPMADTAELAAKHGIKAIVQPGGSIHDDDSIAVADQAQIPMLKTGMRHFRH; this is translated from the coding sequence ATGGCAAGAGCATTAATTAGTGTATCTAATAAGGAAGGTTTAGTAGAACTCGCCCAAGCCTTTAAGGAGGCTGGGATAGAAATCATTTCTACCGGGGGGAGTAAAAAACACATGGAAGCAGCTGGTATTGAGGTCATTTCTGTCGAAGAAGTGACTGGTTTTAAGGAAATGTTAGATGGGCGAGTAAAAACCTTGCATCCTAATATCCATGCTGGAATCCTCTACCAAAGAGACCACGCTGACCATGTAAAAACCATGGCTGACAACCACTTACAAGCCATTGATTATGTGGTGGTGAACTTCTATCCTTTTAAAGAAACCATTAGTCACAGCCATGTTCCTCTAGCTGAAGCGGTGGAAAATATTGATATTGGTGGTCCTTCCATGGTGCGTGCGGGGGCTAAAAATTATCGTGATGTCACCGTGCTTACTGATCCTAAGGACTATGCTAGAGTCATCGATTCCCTTAAAGAAAAACAGGCAACGACTCTTGAAGAGCGCCAACGTTTAGCAGCCAAGGCCTTCCGTTTGACGGCTGCCTATGATGCTTTAATTGCTCAGTATCTCACCGATCGTTTTGAAACAGAAAAACCTGAACGCTTAACCTTAACCTATGAATTAAAAGAAGCTTTACGTTACGGGGAAAACAGCCAACAAGAAGCTGAATTCTATCAAGCTCCTTTGGCGGATGACTATAGCATTAGTCAAGCTAAACAATTAAATACTAAGGCCTTATCCTATAACAATATCAAAGACGCTAATGCGGCTCTAGCGCTAATTGCTGAATTTGACCAACCCTGTGCCGTAGCCCTCAAACATATGAATCCTTGCGGGGTAGGAATTGGAGAAAGTATTGAAGAGGCCTTTGAACGCTGCTATCAAGCCGATTCCATGTCCATTTATGGGGGCATTGTAGCGGTTAATCAAGAAGTCTCTAAGGACTTAGCCGAAAGACTTCATAAGATTTTTCTAGAAATCGTGATTGCACCAGCCTTTAGTGAAGATGCCTTAGCAGTGCTCAAAACGAAAAAGAACTTACGCCTGTTAGAAGTAAAGGGCTTTGATCACAAGCTCTCTGCTGCTAAGGAATATGTTTCCGTAATGGGCGGTCTCTTAGTTCAAGACCAAGATATCCCTGCTTATGAGAATCAAGAACAGTGGCAAAAAATGGGTCAATATGATGTCGATCCCCAAGATCTCCCGGCTTTAGAATTAGCCTGGAAGGTCGTTAAACACGTTAAATCCAATGCCATAGTGGTTGCTAACAGCCATCAAACGCTAGGAATTGGAGCAGGGCAAATGAACCGAGTTGGCTCAGCCCAATTAGCCATTGATGAAGCCTTGGCTAATACCTTTGATGTCGACCGTGACCGTTTAGTTTTAGCTAGTGATGCCTACCTACCAATGGCTGATACCGCAGAATTAGCTGCAAAACATGGCATTAAAGCTATTGTTCAACCGGGTGGCTCTATCCATGACGATGATTCCATTGCCGTGGCTGACCAAGCCCAAATTCCTATGTTAAAAACTGGCATGCGGCATTTTAGACATTAA
- the purN gene encoding phosphoribosylglycinamide formyltransferase, with protein sequence MRCAIFASGQGSNFQALVEAFQGLKSEIEIAFLFCDQAGAYVLKRAQNLQIPAFQFSPTDFPSRQDYEEALVKLCQRHHLDYILLAGYMRLIHQPLLQSYPNRIINIHPSLLPKFPGRHGIRDAYQSGVSETGVTVHIIDENIDQGKILAQETVTIDPAWQLEDLETAIHSIEHQLYPQVIIDLVRKELNHGKSIN encoded by the coding sequence ATGCGATGTGCAATATTTGCTTCAGGTCAGGGCAGTAATTTTCAAGCTTTAGTTGAAGCTTTTCAGGGCCTAAAATCTGAAATTGAGATTGCCTTTCTCTTTTGTGACCAAGCTGGAGCTTACGTCTTAAAACGCGCTCAAAATTTACAAATTCCCGCCTTTCAATTTAGTCCCACTGATTTTCCCAGTCGCCAAGACTATGAAGAAGCTCTTGTGAAGCTCTGTCAGAGACATCATTTGGATTACATTTTATTGGCAGGTTATATGCGGCTGATCCACCAGCCATTACTTCAGTCCTATCCTAACCGAATTATTAATATTCATCCCTCCCTCTTGCCTAAGTTTCCAGGCCGTCATGGGATTAGGGATGCTTATCAGTCGGGAGTATCTGAAACTGGAGTAACGGTCCATATCATCGATGAAAATATCGACCAAGGGAAAATTCTCGCCCAAGAAACTGTAACTATTGATCCAGCATGGCAGTTGGAGGACCTGGAGACAGCTATTCATTCGATTGAACATCAATTATATCCTCAAGTAATTATAGATTTAGTCAGAAAGGAATTGAATCATGGCAAGAGCATTAATTAG
- the purM gene encoding phosphoribosylformylglycinamidine cyclo-ligase: MTNAYQNAGVDVEAGYQAVERIKKQVAKTWRPEVMGAIGSFAGAFSLAGFDYEEPCLLAGTDGVGTKLMLAIQSQRYDSIGIDCVAMCVNDILAQGAQPLFFLDYIAVGKNQPAVIERIVKGVAEGCKQAGAALIGGETAEMPGMYATQDFDLAGFAVGIAEKKRLITPKKVKEGDILLGLASSGLHSNGYSLVRKVFFKDNDFALDSHLEELGFDRSLIDELLIPTRIYVKTLQSLIERSLIHGMAHITGGGFIENIPRILPEGYKAQIQLGSWPVLPIFKALEKYGQLDSMEMLNIFNMGIGMVLAIDSSHIDEVEAILHDQGESTYRIGQVKKASDVKEKIIFEGTL, translated from the coding sequence ATGACTAATGCCTACCAAAATGCTGGAGTGGATGTGGAAGCCGGTTACCAAGCAGTAGAAAGAATTAAAAAGCAAGTCGCAAAAACTTGGCGCCCCGAAGTAATGGGAGCGATTGGCAGTTTTGCTGGCGCCTTTTCTTTAGCCGGATTTGATTATGAAGAGCCTTGCTTATTAGCTGGCACGGATGGTGTCGGCACTAAATTAATGCTAGCTATCCAGTCTCAGCGCTATGACAGTATCGGTATCGACTGTGTAGCTATGTGTGTCAACGATATTCTTGCTCAAGGTGCCCAACCTTTGTTTTTCTTAGACTACATCGCGGTGGGCAAGAACCAGCCCGCTGTTATTGAGCGTATCGTCAAAGGGGTAGCTGAAGGCTGTAAACAGGCTGGCGCTGCCTTGATTGGTGGAGAAACGGCTGAAATGCCCGGTATGTATGCCACACAGGATTTTGACCTAGCTGGTTTTGCGGTCGGTATTGCTGAAAAGAAACGGCTCATTACCCCCAAGAAGGTTAAAGAAGGGGATATTCTCCTGGGCCTAGCCTCATCCGGCTTACATTCTAATGGCTATTCTTTAGTGCGCAAGGTCTTTTTTAAGGATAATGATTTTGCCTTAGATAGCCACTTAGAAGAACTGGGCTTCGACCGTAGTCTAATTGATGAATTACTTATTCCTACCCGGATCTATGTGAAGACTTTGCAAAGCTTAATTGAGCGGTCATTGATCCATGGCATGGCCCATATCACTGGTGGGGGATTTATTGAAAATATTCCTCGCATTCTACCAGAAGGCTATAAAGCGCAAATTCAATTAGGATCTTGGCCAGTCTTGCCAATTTTTAAAGCTTTAGAAAAATATGGTCAGCTCGATTCGATGGAAATGCTGAATATTTTTAATATGGGGATTGGCATGGTCTTAGCCATCGATTCTTCTCATATTGATGAAGTTGAAGCTATTTTACATGACCAAGGGGAGTCAACTTACCGGATTGGCCAGGTTAAAAAAGCTAGTGATGTAAAAGAAAAAATTATATTTGAGGGGACATTATGA
- the purF gene encoding amidophosphoribosyltransferase produces MTTYIDQESYDLPHEECGLIGIWNHPDAARLSFYGLMALQHRGQEGAGITSLKDTGRMQEYRGLGLVSEVFSNPNQFHDLDGRAALGHVRYATAGDHSLNNIQPFLFHFSDRDLALAHNGNLVNGQSLKEELEAQGAIFRSTSDSEVLMHLIRRSKADNFKDQLKEALGQIKGGFTYILLTNKGLVGACDPNGFRPLVVGQLDNGAYVMASESCALDQIGAKTLFDVEAGQVVYITNEGIEREFYTENRHQAICSMEYIYFARPDSNIQHVNVHTARKRCGEILAQESPAEGADMVVGVPNSSLSAAMGYAEAAGLANEMGLVKNQYVGRTFIQPSQAEREQGVRMKLSAVRKVVSGKSVVMIDDSIVRGTTSKRIVALLREAGAREVHVRIACPPLKYPCFYGIDISNTRELIAAQNSVEEICQLIGADSLAFLSQEGLIKGIDLQGPGKYQGLCMAYFNGDYPTELYDYEKEYLESLQEEEVNHD; encoded by the coding sequence GTGACTACCTATATTGACCAGGAAAGCTATGACCTTCCCCATGAAGAATGTGGTCTGATTGGTATCTGGAACCATCCTGATGCTGCTCGGCTTAGTTTTTATGGCTTGATGGCCCTTCAACACCGGGGTCAAGAAGGCGCTGGAATTACTAGTCTCAAAGACACAGGTCGGATGCAAGAATATCGAGGTTTAGGTCTAGTCAGCGAGGTCTTTTCTAATCCAAACCAGTTTCACGACCTAGATGGGCGGGCTGCCTTAGGTCATGTCCGTTATGCGACGGCTGGCGACCACTCCCTGAATAATATTCAACCCTTCCTATTCCACTTTTCGGATCGTGATCTGGCGCTAGCTCATAACGGTAACCTGGTCAACGGTCAGTCTTTGAAGGAAGAACTAGAAGCACAGGGCGCTATTTTTCGTTCTACCTCAGACAGCGAGGTCCTTATGCACCTAATTCGCCGCAGCAAGGCTGATAATTTTAAAGACCAACTTAAAGAGGCCTTAGGTCAGATAAAGGGTGGCTTTACCTATATCTTGTTAACCAATAAGGGACTGGTAGGAGCTTGCGATCCCAATGGTTTTCGACCTTTAGTCGTTGGCCAGTTAGACAATGGGGCCTATGTGATGGCTTCAGAATCATGCGCCTTGGACCAAATCGGAGCCAAGACCCTCTTTGACGTCGAAGCCGGACAAGTGGTTTATATCACCAATGAGGGCATTGAGCGCGAATTCTACACCGAAAACCGCCACCAAGCCATTTGTTCCATGGAATATATTTACTTCGCCCGTCCTGATTCCAATATTCAACATGTTAATGTCCATACCGCCCGTAAACGCTGTGGGGAAATCTTAGCCCAGGAAAGTCCTGCTGAAGGAGCCGATATGGTGGTTGGAGTCCCTAATTCTTCTCTGTCAGCAGCAATGGGTTATGCCGAGGCTGCTGGCTTAGCCAATGAAATGGGTCTGGTAAAGAACCAGTATGTTGGTCGTACCTTTATCCAACCCAGTCAGGCGGAAAGAGAGCAGGGCGTTCGAATGAAGTTGTCGGCTGTCCGTAAGGTTGTGTCTGGCAAGAGTGTGGTTATGATTGATGATTCCATTGTCCGGGGAACGACTTCTAAGCGGATTGTGGCCCTCTTACGTGAAGCAGGTGCCCGGGAGGTCCATGTCCGCATTGCCTGTCCACCTTTGAAGTATCCGTGCTTTTACGGTATTGATATTTCTAATACTAGAGAATTAATTGCTGCACAAAATTCGGTTGAAGAAATTTGCCAATTGATTGGGGCGGATTCTCTGGCCTTTCTCAGTCAAGAAGGTCTGATTAAAGGCATCGATTTACAAGGGCCTGGCAAGTATCAAGGTCTATGTATGGCTTATTTCAATGGCGATTATCCCACTGAATTGTACGATTATGAAAAAGAATACCTAGAATCTTTGCAGGAAGAGGAGGTTAACCATGACTAA
- the purL gene encoding phosphoribosylformylglycinamidine synthase subunit PurL — MNRVTQELSPQAIKETKIYREWSMTDKEYDMVVDILGRLPNYTETGLFAVMWSEHCSYKNTKPVLRKFPSQGPQVLQGPGEGAGIIDIGDGQAVVFKAESHNHPSAVEPYEGAATGVGGIIRDIFSMGARPIALLDSLRFGPLSHQRTKYLFHEIIKGIAGYGNCIGIPTVGGEIAFDDCYQGNPLVNVMCVGLMDQKDIQKGQAAGVGNTIIYVGAKTGRDGIHGATFASAEFNDEEESQRSAVQVGDPFMEKLLLEACLEVIQNCPDELVGIQDMGAAGLVSSSSEMASKAGTGLVLDLDQVPQRETDMTPYEMMLSESQERMLLCVKAGQEEKIKTIFDKYQLEAVVIGRVTDDGRYRLFHKGELVADVPVNALAEDAPEYEHAVVEPAYYQVQEQDQYHSQEQDASRILLGLLQQATIASKAKVYQTYDSMVRTSTVLGPGSDAAVVRIRGTQKALAMTTDCNARYLRLNPERGGQLAVAEAARNIVASGGQPLAITDCLNFGNPDDPDIFYEIATAAQGISEACRLLNTPVISGNVSLNNESNGQAIYPTPVIGMVGLIKDLNHVTSQDFKHAGDLVYLLGEIRPDFNGSELQVMETGQVSGALLDFDLDQEKANQAAVLEAIQAGYIASAHDISEGGLGVALAESCFGKNLGIKAKWDRAAVDLFAESPSCFVLSVKAEKQADFEAFCQAKLTLLGQVTAEDQFYFEAKDQSIDLSVSELKELWEGALACQLEEQAHS, encoded by the coding sequence GTGAATAGAGTGACCCAAGAACTAAGTCCTCAAGCAATTAAAGAAACTAAAATTTACCGGGAATGGAGCATGACGGATAAGGAATATGACATGGTGGTCGATATCCTAGGACGCTTACCCAATTACACCGAAACTGGTCTTTTCGCTGTTATGTGGAGCGAACACTGTTCCTATAAGAATACTAAGCCTGTTCTTAGAAAGTTTCCTTCCCAAGGGCCTCAAGTCTTACAGGGACCAGGAGAAGGAGCTGGAATCATCGATATTGGTGATGGCCAGGCAGTGGTTTTTAAGGCAGAAAGCCATAACCACCCCTCAGCTGTGGAACCCTATGAAGGGGCTGCTACTGGTGTAGGTGGGATTATCCGGGACATCTTCTCCATGGGGGCTCGTCCTATTGCCTTACTGGATTCTTTACGCTTCGGCCCACTTAGCCATCAACGGACCAAATATCTCTTCCATGAAATTATCAAGGGGATCGCTGGTTATGGAAACTGTATTGGCATTCCTACTGTTGGTGGGGAAATTGCTTTTGATGATTGCTACCAAGGCAATCCTCTGGTTAACGTAATGTGTGTCGGTCTCATGGATCAAAAGGATATCCAAAAAGGCCAAGCAGCCGGGGTTGGCAATACCATTATCTATGTGGGCGCTAAGACCGGTCGGGATGGCATTCATGGGGCGACCTTTGCCTCAGCTGAATTTAATGATGAAGAAGAAAGCCAACGGTCTGCTGTCCAAGTGGGTGACCCCTTTATGGAGAAACTCTTATTGGAAGCCTGCTTAGAGGTTATCCAAAACTGCCCAGATGAATTGGTGGGGATTCAAGACATGGGAGCTGCTGGTTTAGTCTCTTCATCCTCGGAAATGGCCTCCAAAGCCGGGACCGGATTAGTGCTAGACCTCGACCAAGTGCCTCAAAGAGAAACAGATATGACCCCTTATGAAATGATGCTATCAGAATCACAAGAACGCATGCTTCTCTGTGTTAAAGCCGGCCAAGAGGAAAAAATTAAGACGATTTTTGACAAATATCAACTTGAAGCGGTAGTGATTGGCCGCGTGACTGATGATGGACGTTACCGGCTCTTCCATAAGGGCGAGCTGGTGGCGGATGTCCCCGTTAATGCCTTGGCTGAAGATGCCCCTGAATATGAACATGCCGTGGTTGAACCCGCTTATTACCAAGTCCAAGAACAAGACCAATACCATTCACAAGAACAGGATGCTAGTCGGATCCTACTAGGTTTACTCCAACAAGCGACCATTGCTTCAAAGGCTAAAGTCTATCAAACTTATGATTCCATGGTGAGAACCTCAACCGTGCTTGGACCCGGTTCAGATGCAGCGGTTGTCCGCATTCGTGGGACGCAAAAAGCTTTGGCCATGACTACTGACTGTAATGCCCGTTATTTGCGCTTAAATCCTGAACGTGGTGGTCAACTGGCTGTAGCTGAAGCGGCGCGAAACATTGTTGCCAGTGGGGGACAACCCTTAGCCATTACCGACTGCTTAAACTTTGGTAATCCTGATGACCCTGATATTTTCTATGAAATTGCCACCGCGGCTCAAGGTATTTCTGAAGCCTGCCGCCTCTTGAATACCCCAGTTATCTCAGGTAATGTCTCCTTAAATAATGAAAGTAATGGCCAGGCGATTTATCCGACACCTGTTATTGGCATGGTAGGACTGATCAAGGATTTAAATCATGTCACCAGCCAAGACTTTAAGCATGCTGGCGACCTTGTTTATCTTCTAGGAGAGATTCGCCCTGATTTTAATGGGTCTGAATTACAAGTGATGGAAACTGGCCAAGTTTCTGGTGCCTTACTGGATTTTGATCTGGACCAAGAAAAGGCTAACCAAGCAGCGGTTCTCGAAGCCATTCAAGCAGGATATATCGCTTCAGCACATGATATTAGTGAAGGTGGTTTGGGCGTGGCCCTCGCTGAATCCTGCTTCGGAAAAAATCTGGGAATCAAGGCTAAGTGGGATAGAGCAGCTGTTGATTTATTTGCTGAAAGTCCTTCCTGCTTTGTCCTATCCGTCAAGGCGGAAAAGCAAGCTGACTTTGAAGCTTTTTGCCAGGCTAAGCTGACCTTATTGGGGCAGGTGACGGCTGAAGATCAATTTTATTTTGAAGCCAAGGACCAAAGCATTGATCTAAGTGTGAGTGAATTGAAGGAGTTATGGGAAGGAGCCTTAGCGTGTCAGTTAGAAGAACAAGCCCATTCATAA
- the purQ gene encoding phosphoribosylformylglycinamidine synthase subunit PurQ: MKFAVIQFPGSNCDMDMLTAIRDVLGQEADYVPASATSLAGYDAIMLPGGFSFGDYLRTGAIARFTPIMEEVKRLAQSGKLVLGTCNGFQILCESGLLPGSFLPNRDLAFICKKQDLVVENNQSPFSSLYQEKERITLPIAHGEGNYYCDEATLADLKANGQIIFTYAGENPNGSTGNIAGITNKAGNVIGLMPHPERAVEEIIAGQDGLKVFQSMVKYFETEGKRA; encoded by the coding sequence ATGAAATTTGCTGTGATTCAATTCCCTGGATCCAATTGTGATATGGATATGTTGACTGCTATCCGTGATGTCTTGGGCCAAGAAGCTGACTATGTTCCTGCTAGTGCAACTTCCTTAGCAGGTTATGATGCCATCATGTTGCCTGGCGGCTTCTCCTTTGGGGATTATTTACGGACCGGTGCTATTGCCCGTTTTACCCCGATTATGGAAGAAGTGAAGCGTTTAGCTCAAAGCGGCAAGTTGGTCTTAGGTACCTGCAATGGCTTTCAAATTCTTTGCGAAAGTGGTCTTTTACCAGGGTCTTTTCTCCCAAACCGTGATTTAGCCTTCATCTGTAAAAAACAAGATCTCGTGGTTGAAAACAACCAAAGTCCCTTTTCCAGTCTCTACCAAGAAAAAGAGAGAATTACTTTACCCATTGCTCATGGCGAAGGTAATTATTACTGCGATGAGGCAACCCTAGCTGACTTAAAGGCTAACGGCCAAATTATCTTCACCTATGCCGGGGAAAATCCCAATGGTTCAACAGGAAATATCGCCGGAATCACCAATAAGGCAGGGAATGTGATTGGTTTAATGCCCCATCCCGAACGGGCGGTTGAAGAAATTATTGCCGGTCAAGATGGGCTTAAAGTCTTCCAGTCCATGGTCAAGTATTTTGAAACAGAGGGAAAGAGAGCGTGA
- the purS gene encoding phosphoribosylformylglycinamidine synthase subunit PurS, whose protein sequence is MYTVEVFVTYKESILDPQGQAIMQGVHQMGYEAVKNIRQGKYFQMEIAKEVGDVDKAVADICDRLLANVNMETYRYTIKEV, encoded by the coding sequence ATGTATACAGTTGAAGTATTTGTCACCTATAAGGAATCCATTCTCGACCCTCAAGGTCAAGCCATTATGCAAGGCGTCCATCAAATGGGCTATGAGGCAGTTAAAAATATTCGTCAAGGAAAGTATTTTCAAATGGAAATTGCCAAAGAGGTTGGCGATGTTGACAAAGCGGTTGCTGATATTTGTGACCGCCTCCTAGCTAATGTCAATATGGAAACTTACCGCTATACCATTAAGGAGGTTTAG